In a genomic window of Brassica rapa cultivar Chiifu-401-42 chromosome A10, CAAS_Brap_v3.01, whole genome shotgun sequence:
- the LOC103864872 gene encoding probable serine/threonine-protein kinase At1g54610 — protein MGCVFCKKSAGGKHNPDEAPPGNLRRETKPNHLPSSSSTAVSVPEVIETGESKKDLGSTQIQTARTWHTGDFSAGSSRRPLGMSLRAPEGWPPWLIAACGESIKDLTPRRATTYEKLEKIGQGTYSNVYKAKDLLTGKIVALKKVRFDNLEAESVKFMAREILVLRRLNHPNVIKLEGLVASRVSCSLYLVFEYMEHDLTGLAAAQRVKFDLSQVKCFMKQLLSGLEHCHSRGVLHRDIKGSNLLIDNDGILKIADFGLATFFDPKQKQTMTSRVVTLWYRPPELLLGATNYGTGVDLWSAGCIMAELLAGKPVMPGRTEVEQLHKIFKLCGSPSELYWKKYKLANATLFKPQHPYKRCVAEAFNGFDPSTVHLVETLLAIDPGDRGTSTSALSSEFFTSEPLACDPSSLPKYPPSKELNIKLRDEEARRQKGLAGKARGVEGARRIRYRGDRTGRAIPAPEANAEIQANLDRCRVVPQTHGKSKSEKFPPPHQDGAVGHPVEDQSTKSSVFGAKPEASFGSSRSLKAGEGTSKRKVSNKEGTRGSSSRKNIWGLKPPPALGLSMDLLFRSRSEVFGNRR, from the exons ATGGGCTGCGTTTTCTGCAAGAAGTCCGCTGGAGGAAAGCATAATCCCGATGAAGCTCCTCCGGGAAACCTCCGCCGTGAAACCAAGCCGAATCATTTGccttcttcctcctccaccGCCGTATCTGTACCGGAGGTCATCGAAACCGGAGAGAGCAAGAAGGATTTAGGTTCGACTCAGATTCAAACGGCGAGAACGTGGCACACCGGTGACTTCTCCGCCGGCTCTTCTCGCCGCCCGTTGGGGATGAGTCTCCGTGCGCCGGAAGGATGGCCACCTTGGCTGATTGCTGCTTGCGGCGAGTCGATCAAAGACTTGACTCCACGGCGAGCCACCACATACGAGAAGCTCGAGAAG ATTGGGCAAGGAACTTACAGCAATGTGTATAAGGCTAAGGATCTATTGACTGGAAAAATTGTAGCTTTGAAGAAAGTTAGATTTGATAATTTGGAAGCAGAGAGTGTTAAGTTCATGGCTAGAGAGATTCTTGTGCTGCGACGGCTGAATCATCCTAATGTCATAAAGCTTGAAGGGTTAGTTGCTTCGAGGGTTTCGTGTAGTCTCTACCTTGTTTTTGAGTATATGGAGCATGATCTCACTGGCCTCGCTGCAGCTCAACGTGTCAAGTTTGATCTTTCTCAG GTGAAATGTTTTATGAAGCAGCTACTATCGGGGCTAGAGCATTGCCATAGCCGAGGAGTGTTACATCGGGATATCAAAGGTTCTAATTTGCTGATAGATAACGATGGAATACTGAAGATTGCTGATTTCGGGTTGGCTACGTTTTTCGATCCAAAGCAAAAGCAAACGATGACTAGTCGTGTTGTCACGCTCTGGTACCGCCCTCCCGAGCTTCTTCTTGGGGCTACCAACTATGGAACTGGCGTTGATCTTTGGAGTGCCGGTTGTATCATGGCAGAGTTACTTGCGGGCAAGCCCGTTATGCCAGGAAGAACAGAG GTGGAACAACTTCATAAGATATTTAAATTATGTGGCTCGCCTTCAGAATTGTACTGGAAGAAGTACAAATTGGCAAACGCAACCCTTTTTAAGCCCCAACATCCATACAAACGTTGTGTGGCTGAAGCATTCAACGGCTTCGATCCATCCACTGTGCATCTAGTCGAGACACTTCTTGCCATAGATCCTGGTGATCGAGGAACTTCTACCTCGGCCTTGAGTAGTGAA TTCTTTACGAGTGAACCTTTAGCGTGTGATCCATCAAGTCTACCAAAATATCCACCTTCCAAAGAGCTGAATATAAAGCTAAGGGACGAAGAGGCAAGAAG GCAAAAGGGTCTTGCTGGAAAAGCTAGGGGTGTTGAAGGAGCAAGAAGAATAAGGTATCGTGGTGATCGAACTGGGAGAGCCATTCCAGCTCCAGAAGCTAATGCCGAGATTCAAGCAAACTTAGAT AGGTGCAGAGTGGTACCACAAACACATGGAAAGAGCAAGAGCGAGAAGTTTCCGCCTCCTCACCAGGACGGTGCTGTTGGGCACCCAGTGGAAGATCAGTCAACGAAAAGCTCTGTATTTGGTGCAAAGCCTGAGGCTTCTTTCGGGTCATCGAGATCACTGAAGGCTGGGGAAGGGACGTCAAAGAGAAAGGTTTCAAACAAAGAAGGAACTCGGGGGTCTTCTTCTAGAAAGAACATATGGGGGCTTAAACCTCCTCCAGCGCTGGGGCTATCTATGGACTTACTTTTCAGAAGCAGATCAGAAGTTTTTGGGAACCGGAGATAG